In one Leishmania braziliensis MHOM/BR/75/M2904 complete genome, chromosome 32 genomic region, the following are encoded:
- the SODB2 gene encoding putative iron superoxide dismutase, with protein sequence MPFCAQALPYDYGALSSKGISKDQVTCHYEKHHKGYVAKLNAAAESNSEVSSKSLEEVIRTMSGPMFNAAAQIFNHDFYWKSMSPSGGGEPSCKVASAISESFGSFARFKEEFTNAAVGHFGSGWVWLVKDKSSCKLKVYQTHDAGCPLTDPNLVPLLACDVWEHAYYIDYKNDRAAYVKAWWNAVNWPHANRCYRAAGGPRYTNSDL encoded by the coding sequence ATGCCGTTCTGTGCCCAGGCGCTGCCGTACGACTATGGCGCGCTCTCGTCCAAAGGCATCTCCAAGGATCAGGTCACGTGCCACTACGAGAAGCACCACAAGGGGTacgtggcgaagctgaacgCTGCCGCGGAGTCGAACTCGGAGGTCTCGTCAAAGTCGCTGGAAGAGGTGATCCGGACAATGAGTGGCCCCATGTTCAACGCTGCCGCTCAGATCTTCAACCACGACTTCTACTGGAAGAGCATGTCTCCCTCCGGCGGTGGCGAGCCGTCTTGCAAGGTTGCGAGTGCCATCAGCGAGAGTTTCGGCAGCTTTGCGCGTTTCAAGGAGGAATTCACGAATGCGGCGGTCGGTCATTTTGGCTCCGGCTGGGTGTGGCTCGTGAAGGACAAGTCCAGCTGTAAGCTGAAGGTGTACCAGACGCACGATGCCGGCTGCCCGCTCACGGACCCCAACCTCGTGCCGCTCTTGGCGTGCGATGTGTGGGAGCACGCATACTATATCGACTACAAGAACGATCGCGCAGCCTACGTGAAGGCGTGGTGGAATGCGGTGAACTGGCCGCATGCCAACCGGTGCTACAGGGCTGCTGGCGGCCCCCGCTACACAAACAGTGACCTGTAA
- a CDS encoding putative rab11B GTPase has product MAAPLKVLKPKTVFDNRPDEIRKPIKLILLGDSAVGKSKLVERFLMQRYIPMQMSTYALTLYRYDFVTDEDEEVDVDVWDTAGQERFATVHPSYYHDAHACILVFDCTRKATYKNLEKWLSEMRIYREHIPCIVACNKIDTDPSVTTKSFAFAEKHKFPLYYVSAADGSNVVQLFETAISTAAAYKKNPAKEDFMTQVIGMLKEDRIAADAAAVPSSSS; this is encoded by the coding sequence atGGCGGCACCATTGAAGGTACTAAAACCCAAAACGGTCTTCGATAACCGCCCTGATGAGATTCGAAAGCCGATCAAGCTCATCCTACTCGGCGATAGCGCAGTGGGCAAGTCAAAGCTAGTGGAGCGCTTCCTGATGCAGCGGTATATCCCAATGCAGATGTCTACCTACGCCCTCACGCTGTACCGCTACGACTTTGTAaccgacgaggacgaggaggtggacgtGGATGTCTGGGACACTGCCGGGCAGGAGCGTTTCGCCACGGTGCATCCGAGCTACTACCACGACGCACACGCGTGCATCCTCGTTTTTGACTGCACACGCAAGGCGACATACAAAAACTTAGAAAAGTGGCTCTCCGAGATGCGCATCTACCGTGAGCACATTCCGTGTATTGTTGCGTGCAACAAGATTGATACCGACCCATCAGTTACTACAAAAAGTTTCGCCTTTGCTGAGAAGCATAAATTCCCGCTGTACTATGTGTCCGCCGCCGATGGCTCCAATGTTGTTCAGCTCTTTGAAACTGCCATCTCCACGGCCGCTGCATACAAGAAGAATCCCGCCAAGGAGGACTTCATGACACAAGTAATCGGTATGCTGAAGGAGGACAGGATAGCCGCGgatgccgcagcagtgccatcGTCGAGCTCGTGA
- a CDS encoding putative iron superoxide dismutase, which produces MPFCAQALPYDYGALSSKGISKDQVTCHYEKHHKGYVAKLNAAAESNSEVSSKSLEEVIRTMSGPMFNAAAQIFNHDFYWKSMSPSGGGEPSCKVASAISESFGSFARFKEEFTNAAVGHFGSGWVWLVKDKSSCKLKVYQTHDAGCPLTDPNLVPLLACDVWEHAYYIDYKNDRAAYVNSWWSLVNWDFASSQL; this is translated from the coding sequence ATGCCGTTCTGTGCCCAGGCGCTGCCGTACGACTATGGCGCGCTCTCGTCCAAAGGCATCTCCAAGGATCAGGTCACGTGCCACTACGAGAAGCACCACAAGGGGTacgtggcgaagctgaacgCTGCCGCGGAGTCGAACTCGGAGGTCTCGTCAAAGTCGCTGGAAGAGGTGATCCGGACAATGAGTGGCCCCATGTTCAACGCTGCCGCTCAGATCTTCAACCACGACTTCTACTGGAAGAGCATGTCTCCCTCCGGCGGTGGCGAGCCGTCTTGCAAGGTTGCGAGTGCCATCAGCGAGAGTTTCGGCAGCTTTGCGCGTTTCAAGGAGGAATTCACGAATGCGGCGGTCGGTCATTTTGGCTCCGGCTGGGTGTGGCTCGTGAAGGACAAGTCCAGCTGTAAGCTGAAGGTGTACCAGACGCACGATGCCGGCTGCCCGCTCACGGACCCCAACCTCGTGCCGCTCTTGGCGTGCGATGTGTGGGAGCACGCATACTATATCGACTACAAGAACGATCGCGCAGCCTACGTGAATTCATGGTGGAGTTTGGTGAACTGGGACTTTGCATCTAGCCAGTTGTAA
- a CDS encoding putative chaperonin HSP60, mitochondrial precursor, which yields MLTRTALRCVKYGSTPKDIRYGMEARNALLAGVENLVKAVGVTLGPKGRNVILEMPYASPKITKDGVTVAKSIEFEDSFENLGANLVRQVAGLTNDNAGDGTTTATVLSGAIFKEGFRSVATGTNPMDLKRGIDLACREVLISLAEQSRPVTSKSEITQVAMISANMDQEIGSLIGDAMQQVGKDGVITTQEGRSLNTELELVEGMSFERGYTSPYFVTNTKAQRCELENALVYVANRKLTSVAHILPALNYAIQQKRPLLVIAEDVEGEAMHTFLYNKIQGRIHGCAVKAPGFGDMRINQLQDIAVFTGSQMISEDLGLSLDQSDFSERFLGTCRKVTVSRDECILMEGGGSAIALEERVQMIKDMISAEDHEYNRERLVERLAKLSGGVAVIKVGGASEVEISEKKDRIIDALNATRAAVSEGIVAGGGTGLLMASLRLETISKDRRLPPDIRTGVNIVKKAIGLPARYIANNAGVEGSVVAGKVLARKDPTFGYNAQTGEYVNMFEAGIIDPMKVVKSAVVNACSVAGMMITTEAAVVEKDLLGREKRIEDEGMEDKEKKRSVDKLRKQVNERDSPMPKMAPPMKFDMKGL from the coding sequence ATGCTTACCCGTACGGCGCTTCGCTGTGTCAAGTACGGCTCAACGCCGAAGGACATCCGCTATGGCATGGAGGCCCGTAACGCTCTCCTTGCCGGCGTTGAGAACCTTGTGAAGGCCGTCGGCGTCACGCTCGGCCCCAAGGGCCGCAACGTGATTCTCGAGATGCCGTACGCAAGCCCCAAAATAACCAAGGATGGTGTCACGGTGGCCAAGAGTATCGAGTTCGAGGACAGCTTCGAGAACCTTGGGGCGAACCTGGTCCGTCAGGTGGCCGGACTGACGAACGACAACGCCGGTGACGGTACGACAaccgccaccgtcctgtCCGGGGCGATCTTCAAAGAGGGCTTCCGCAGTGTTGCGACTGGCACGAACCCAATGGACCTGAAGAGAGGCATCGACCTCGCCTGTCGGGAGGTGCTCATATCGCTGGCCGAGCAGTCTCGCCCTGTCACCTCTAAATCTGAGATCACCCAGGTGGCGATGATCTCGGCAAACATGGACCAAGAGATCGGCAGCCTGATTGGCGATGCGATGCAACAGGTCGGCAAGGATGGCGTGATTACCACGCAGGAGGGCCGCTCGCTCAACACGGAGCTCGAGCTGGTGGAGGGCATGTCGTTTGAGCGGGGGTACACGTCGCCGTACTTTGTGACGAACACAAAGGCGCAAAGGTGCGAGCTGGAAAATGCCCTCGTCTACGTGGCGAACCGCAAGCTCACGAGTGTGGCGCACATCTTACCGGCGCTGAACTACGCGATTCAGCAGAAGCGCCCACTTTTGGTGATTGCGGAGGacgtggagggggaggcgatgCACACGTTTCTGTACAACAAAATTCAGGGCCGCATCCACGGGTGCGCGGTCAAGGCGCCAGGCTTTGGCGACATGCGCATCAATCAGCTGCAGGACATCGCCGTATTCACTGGGTCGCAGATGATCTCGGAAGACCTAGGGCTCTCACTGGACCAGAGCGATTTCTCCGAGCGCTTCCTTGGCACGTGCCGAAAGGTGACCGTTTCTCGCGACGAGTGCATCTTGATggagggcggcggcagcgccattGCGCTCGAGGAGCGGGTGCAAATGATTAAGGACATGATCTCCGCTGAAGACCACGAGTACAATCGCGAGCGCCTTGTCGAGCGCCTCGCGAAGCTCTCTGGTGGCGTTGCTGTGATCAAGGTCGGCGGCGCCTCGGAGGTGGAGATAAGTGAAAAAAAGGACCGCATCATTGACGCGCTGAacgccacgcgcgcggcTGTGTCAGAGGGCATTGTTGCAGGCGGTGGTACAGGGTTGCTGATGGCCTCCCTGCGCCTCGAGACGATCTCCAAGGACCGACGGCTTCCACCTGACATCCGCACTGGTGTGAATATTGTGAAGAAGGCAATCGGGCTGCCAGCACGGTACATAGCGAACAACGCGGGTGTAGAGGGTAGTGTTGTGGCAGGAAAGGTACTCGCTCGCAAGGACCCAACTTTCGGCTACAACGCTCAGACCGGCGAGTATGTGAATATGTTCGAGGCGGGGATCATCGATCCCATGAAGGTAGTGAAGTCTGCCGTCGTGAATGCATGCTCTGTGGCAGGCATGATGATCACAAcggaggcggcagtggtggaaAAGGATCTGCTCGGTCGGGAGAAGCGCATCGAGGATGAGGGGATGGAGgacaaggagaagaagcgcagcgtCGACAAACTGCGCAAGCAGGTAAATGAACGGGATTCGCCGATGCCCAAGATGGCCCCACCGATGAAGTTTGATATGAAAGGTCTGTAG